From Variovorax sp. PMC12, the proteins below share one genomic window:
- a CDS encoding caspase family protein has protein sequence MLWLLLCGSLAFATQRALLVGVSELVNQPQALWLQAPRNDVMLMRDALLRQSFGAADITVLADGVSGAALPDSQAIHDALARLLAQSRSGDFVLLYFSGHGTRLRDVAKRYQEPDGLSENFLARDVRGTLGSDSTLTGDLRDADFDGWIQAFLAKNVFIASVFDTCAANSMTRGTADAPATAEGPADDEVRWRGLRATQLAGGNAPVRSGMAAPVPADAVPRARYVAFFASESHQITPELRLPRKARNARDPRDARPQGLLTWALVEALSRKPATWRELFDGVLALYPPVIDELAQRFPTRELPSPVAEGNLDAPLFANSGAPASTRPVWRAQRTGDSLALKAGLLDGLVPQQEVRVLATLEDGTVRGAPATLAQVAPGVAGLAVPSALKDVSGAAFWSVTPVGEPAATALRVRADKPLPAGLSLDYPAAIRPADDASPADVRWTDLGPSGQRIELLAPLFGATLSTVVLPDTAALRRRLQSLAQLKWLARLQDYGKDGRLDGFDATLEIWSGERLLRSASVDETPGALPALRPGERLRLNVRNTSGRSIDLVVAGIDGRGNLQPVYPDASGETNRFKRGTPEQPSARRFDLSWLDAPGDARLLVMAVPATPYSAPRLFGVASAQAELSEVRVRGGQPPAGTGDRERQVFAALLRRNGGAPADGARP, from the coding sequence GTGCTTTGGCTGCTCCTCTGCGGCAGCCTCGCATTCGCCACCCAGCGCGCCTTGCTCGTCGGCGTCTCCGAACTGGTCAACCAGCCGCAGGCCCTGTGGCTGCAGGCGCCGCGCAACGACGTGATGCTCATGCGCGACGCGCTGCTCAGGCAGAGCTTCGGCGCGGCCGACATCACCGTGCTGGCGGACGGCGTGAGCGGCGCCGCCTTGCCCGACTCGCAGGCCATTCACGATGCGCTCGCGCGGCTGCTCGCGCAGTCGAGGAGTGGCGACTTTGTGCTGTTGTATTTCTCCGGCCACGGCACCCGCCTGCGCGACGTGGCCAAGCGCTACCAGGAGCCCGACGGCCTGTCCGAGAACTTCCTCGCGCGCGACGTGCGCGGCACGCTCGGCAGCGACAGCACGTTGACCGGCGACCTGCGCGATGCCGACTTCGACGGCTGGATCCAGGCCTTCCTCGCGAAGAACGTCTTCATCGCCTCGGTGTTCGACACCTGCGCCGCCAACTCGATGACGCGCGGCACCGCCGATGCGCCGGCCACGGCCGAAGGCCCCGCCGACGACGAGGTGCGCTGGCGCGGCCTGCGCGCGACGCAGCTTGCGGGGGGCAATGCGCCCGTGCGCTCCGGCATGGCCGCGCCTGTTCCGGCCGACGCCGTGCCGCGCGCCCGCTATGTCGCCTTCTTCGCGTCCGAGAGCCACCAGATCACGCCCGAACTGCGCCTGCCCCGCAAGGCGCGCAACGCGCGCGATCCGCGCGATGCCCGGCCGCAGGGCCTGCTGACCTGGGCCCTGGTGGAGGCGCTGTCGCGCAAGCCCGCCACCTGGCGCGAACTGTTCGACGGGGTGCTCGCGCTCTATCCACCGGTCATCGATGAACTCGCGCAGCGCTTTCCCACGCGCGAGCTGCCGTCGCCGGTGGCCGAAGGCAACCTCGATGCGCCGCTGTTCGCCAACAGCGGCGCGCCCGCATCCACGAGGCCCGTGTGGCGCGCACAGCGCACCGGCGACAGCCTGGCCCTGAAGGCGGGCCTGCTCGACGGCCTCGTGCCGCAGCAGGAGGTGCGCGTGCTCGCGACGCTCGAGGACGGCACCGTGCGCGGCGCGCCCGCAACGCTTGCGCAGGTCGCGCCCGGCGTCGCGGGGCTTGCCGTGCCCTCGGCGCTGAAGGATGTGTCGGGCGCGGCCTTCTGGAGCGTCACGCCGGTCGGCGAACCGGCCGCGACCGCGTTGCGCGTGCGCGCCGACAAGCCCTTGCCCGCCGGCCTGAGCCTGGACTACCCCGCCGCGATCCGCCCGGCCGACGATGCTTCGCCCGCCGACGTGCGCTGGACCGACCTCGGCCCCTCGGGCCAGCGCATCGAGCTGCTGGCACCGCTGTTCGGCGCCACGCTCTCCACCGTCGTGCTGCCCGACACCGCCGCGCTGCGCCGCCGCCTGCAGTCGCTGGCGCAGCTCAAGTGGCTTGCCCGGCTGCAGGACTACGGCAAGGACGGCCGGCTAGACGGCTTCGACGCCACGCTCGAAATCTGGAGCGGCGAGCGGCTGCTGCGCAGCGCTTCCGTTGACGAGACCCCGGGTGCACTGCCCGCGCTGCGCCCCGGCGAGCGCCTGCGGCTGAACGTGCGCAACACCAGCGGCCGTTCGATCGACCTGGTCGTCGCCGGCATCGATGGCCGCGGCAACCTGCAGCCGGTGTACCCCGACGCCTCGGGCGAGACCAACCGCTTCAAGCGCGGCACGCCGGAGCAACCCTCGGCCCGCCGCTTCGACCTGTCCTGGCTCGATGCGCCGGGCGACGCGCGCCTGCTCGTCATGGCCGTACCCGCCACGCCCTACAGCGCGCCGCGCCTGTTCGGCGTGGCATCGGCGCAGGCGGAACTGTCGGAAGTGCGCGTGCGCGGCGGCCAGCCGCCGGCCGGCACCGGTGATCGCGAGCGGCAGGTGTTCGCGGCCCTGCTGCGCAGGAACGGCGGCGCGCCCGCCGACGGAGCCCGGCCGTGA
- the mltA gene encoding murein transglycosylase A, with amino-acid sequence MHPSLPPRLTPGFTATLLRWAAAAAVASLAGCAAPPPAQTDTAVATPDTAAATRPPPPTGASVAGQARTFSTQLATYTSVGFDAVPGWSRDDFSESWPAFLGSCKVLTGRGAEWKEVCARALKVDGRNNNAIRGFFEGEFSAYQIRDDDRRPDGVVTGYFEPEIAGSRQYGAPFIYPVYGQPEDMLFADARKLPPGNGTVAARVDGRNVVVQTGLSTRDMGAPGLYALDLSAVSRDTIDRKVRLRIEGKQLLPYYTREEIETKGAPNAKVLAFVSSASALYEMQIQGSGRIKLPSGELIRVAYAEQNGQPFRPTLAQAANGKPRSPVKVRGSSIELQLDDGDDDDVGAVDNSTIRTRGFTLARPVASGAVVVPGRRAAGAVAGSGIKDPSYVFFKEATSPVGGPVGAFGVPLSAGRSIAVDPRSTPLGYPVFVSTRTPGSGAPMQRLTIAQDTGGAIRGAVRADYFFGNGQQAATNARRMKERGQLWILLPRGLAVAQAATSSAIRTRGGPVGANLPQCLVPSEGSCVDD; translated from the coding sequence ATGCACCCCTCACTGCCGCCACGCCTGACCCCCGGCTTCACCGCCACGCTTCTTCGCTGGGCCGCCGCTGCCGCCGTCGCTTCGCTGGCCGGCTGTGCCGCGCCGCCACCGGCACAGACCGACACCGCGGTTGCAACGCCCGACACCGCCGCAGCCACGCGCCCGCCGCCGCCCACCGGCGCCAGCGTGGCCGGCCAGGCGCGCACCTTCTCGACCCAGCTCGCCACCTACACATCGGTCGGCTTCGACGCGGTGCCGGGCTGGTCGCGCGACGACTTCTCGGAAAGCTGGCCCGCCTTCCTCGGCAGCTGCAAGGTGCTGACCGGGCGCGGCGCTGAATGGAAGGAAGTGTGCGCGCGCGCGCTCAAGGTCGACGGCAGGAACAACAACGCCATCCGCGGCTTCTTCGAAGGCGAGTTCTCGGCCTACCAGATCCGCGACGACGACCGCCGCCCCGACGGCGTGGTCACCGGCTACTTCGAGCCCGAGATCGCGGGCAGCCGGCAGTACGGCGCGCCCTTCATCTACCCGGTCTACGGCCAGCCCGAGGACATGCTGTTCGCGGATGCCCGCAAGCTGCCCCCGGGCAACGGCACGGTGGCCGCGCGCGTGGACGGGCGCAACGTGGTGGTGCAGACCGGCCTGAGCACGCGCGACATGGGCGCGCCCGGCCTCTATGCGCTCGACCTGTCGGCCGTCTCGCGCGACACCATCGACCGCAAGGTGCGGCTGCGCATAGAGGGCAAGCAGCTGCTGCCGTACTACACGCGCGAGGAGATCGAGACCAAGGGCGCGCCCAACGCCAAGGTGCTGGCCTTCGTGAGCAGCGCCAGCGCGCTGTACGAGATGCAGATCCAGGGCTCGGGCCGCATCAAGCTGCCCAGCGGCGAGCTGATCCGCGTGGCCTACGCCGAGCAGAACGGCCAGCCCTTCCGCCCGACGCTGGCGCAGGCCGCCAACGGCAAGCCGCGCAGCCCGGTGAAGGTGCGCGGCTCGTCCATCGAGCTGCAGCTGGACGACGGCGACGACGACGATGTGGGCGCGGTCGACAACAGCACCATCCGCACGCGCGGCTTCACGCTCGCGCGGCCGGTGGCCAGCGGCGCGGTGGTGGTGCCGGGGCGGCGCGCGGCCGGCGCGGTCGCGGGCTCGGGCATCAAGGACCCGAGCTATGTGTTCTTCAAGGAAGCCACGTCGCCGGTCGGCGGGCCGGTGGGCGCGTTCGGCGTGCCGCTGTCGGCGGGGCGTTCCATCGCGGTCGATCCGCGCAGCACGCCGCTGGGCTACCCGGTGTTCGTCTCCACGCGCACGCCGGGCAGCGGCGCGCCGATGCAGCGCCTGACCATCGCGCAGGACACCGGCGGCGCCATTCGCGGCGCGGTGCGCGCCGACTACTTCTTCGGCAACGGCCAGCAGGCCGCGACCAACGCGCGCCGCATGAAGGAGCGCGGGCAGCTGTGGATCCTGTTGCCGCGCGGCCTGGCGGTGGCGCAGGCCGCCACCTCGTCGGCCATCCGCACGCGCGGCGGGCCGGTGGGCGCGAACCTGCCGCAGTGCCTGGTGCCGTCGGAAGGCAGCTGCGTGGACGACTAG
- the tagF gene encoding type VI secretion system-associated protein TagF yields MSAASFSSSSIFASAELPGWFGKLPGMGDFAHRRLPEAFRSVWDQWLQRGLARLRDRHADWVERYLEAPIWCFALGPGVAGERAWMGVLMPSVDGVGRYFPFTLAVELDASCGTELRGEALIAALQWWIRATQAALEGLEGDLDALRFDAVLQRLFLAAGEAGREVRVEVLELPMGRASLWLGDPAGEAGVRMVCDGLPVDEKFDGLFLGFVEGES; encoded by the coding sequence GTGAGCGCAGCTTCTTTTTCTTCTTCTTCCATTTTTGCCTCGGCGGAGTTGCCGGGTTGGTTCGGCAAGTTGCCGGGGATGGGGGACTTCGCGCATCGCCGGCTGCCCGAAGCGTTCCGTTCCGTGTGGGACCAGTGGCTGCAGCGTGGTCTGGCGCGGTTGAGAGACCGGCATGCCGATTGGGTGGAGCGGTATCTGGAGGCGCCCATATGGTGCTTTGCGCTGGGGCCCGGGGTCGCCGGCGAGCGGGCGTGGATGGGGGTGCTGATGCCTTCGGTGGACGGGGTGGGGCGGTACTTTCCTTTCACGCTGGCTGTGGAGCTGGATGCGTCTTGCGGGACCGAGCTTCGCGGCGAGGCGTTGATTGCCGCGCTGCAGTGGTGGATTCGGGCTACGCAGGCCGCGCTTGAAGGGCTTGAAGGGGATCTGGATGCGCTGCGGTTCGATGCTGTGCTGCAGCGGCTCTTTCTTGCTGCCGGCGAGGCTGGGCGCGAGGTGCGTGTGGAGGTGCTTGAGCTGCCGATGGGGAGGGCTTCTCTTTGGCTTGGTGATCCTGCTGGTGAAGCGGGGGTTCGGATGGTTTGCGACGGGCTGCCTGTTGATGAAAAGTTCGATGGGCTTTTTCTTGGCTTTGTGGAGGGGGAGAGTTGA
- a CDS encoding serine/threonine-protein kinase, protein MTDSPNEDDRTRVVPRSTTPADSAATVITATAAQPVTSPATGSTDAGLLPVGSRLAEFEVTRVIGQGGFGVVYEAWDHTLERVVAIKEYLPTSLSTRQQDGTVVPLSERHRETFDLGMRSFINEARLLAQFDHPSLLKVYRFWQEKGTTYMVMPFYRGDTLREALVAIPAGVDEAWLIRIMDGVTQALAVMHSANCYHRDIAPDNIILLEGSGRPVVLDFGAARRVITDKTQAITVILKPGYAPIEQYAEMPDMSQGAWTDVYALAAVMHVAVCGRAPPPSVARLLSDSYVPLAGNDILRQRYSLRLLEAIDAGLGVRPEQRPQSMAELRAALDLDAGNTVAPVPRTQPPRVQGGGGNAAADAATVIVGSGKATGKPVNAKTPSPAPSAPAGRKTITAIASAVALAAVAGGGWWFLQGRTGGGTEAGTNGKQAAVAPTPAPPPDTKVAEAPPPPAPPPPPAPAPAPRTPLESLQSLAAGAAPGFDVTAAPKKPEVTVGKDRLAFEVRSKREGFVYVFLLSSGGEMFLLFPNLLDKYNKISAGGSLALPRASWPMDAGGPPGTDQFAVLVSEHERDFSAAGVQNDGVFPVFPLPVLAALEATRGTGPSPLLGKPVCAPGSAPCNDVYGVANFKIVEK, encoded by the coding sequence ATGACCGACTCCCCAAACGAAGACGACCGCACCCGAGTAGTCCCAAGGTCAACAACCCCCGCAGACTCGGCCGCCACAGTCATCACAGCAACAGCAGCCCAGCCGGTCACCAGCCCCGCCACGGGCAGCACCGACGCCGGCCTCCTGCCAGTAGGCAGCCGCCTGGCCGAATTCGAAGTCACCCGAGTCATAGGCCAGGGCGGCTTCGGCGTGGTCTACGAAGCCTGGGACCACACCCTCGAACGCGTAGTGGCGATCAAGGAATACCTCCCCACCTCGTTGTCCACGAGGCAGCAGGACGGCACCGTCGTCCCCCTGTCCGAAAGGCACAGGGAAACCTTCGACCTCGGCATGCGCAGCTTCATCAACGAAGCCCGCCTGCTCGCCCAGTTCGACCACCCGTCGCTGCTCAAGGTCTACCGCTTCTGGCAAGAAAAAGGCACCACCTACATGGTCATGCCCTTCTACAGGGGCGATACGCTGAGAGAGGCTTTGGTAGCCATCCCCGCGGGCGTGGACGAGGCATGGCTGATCCGCATCATGGACGGCGTCACGCAGGCGCTGGCGGTGATGCACAGCGCCAACTGCTATCACCGCGATATCGCGCCCGACAACATCATCCTGCTCGAAGGCTCCGGCCGGCCGGTGGTGCTGGACTTCGGCGCCGCGCGCCGCGTGATCACCGACAAGACGCAGGCGATCACCGTCATCCTCAAGCCCGGCTATGCGCCCATCGAGCAGTACGCGGAGATGCCCGACATGTCGCAGGGCGCGTGGACCGACGTCTATGCGCTCGCGGCGGTGATGCACGTGGCGGTGTGCGGGCGCGCGCCGCCGCCTTCGGTGGCGCGCCTGCTGTCGGACAGCTACGTGCCGCTCGCGGGCAACGACATCCTGCGCCAGCGCTACAGCCTGCGGCTGCTGGAGGCCATCGACGCGGGCCTGGGCGTGCGGCCCGAGCAGCGGCCGCAGTCGATGGCGGAGCTGCGCGCGGCGCTCGATCTCGATGCGGGCAACACCGTCGCGCCCGTGCCGCGCACGCAGCCGCCGCGTGTTCAAGGAGGCGGCGGCAATGCTGCTGCAGACGCGGCGACCGTCATCGTGGGCAGCGGGAAAGCAACAGGCAAGCCGGTCAACGCGAAGACGCCGTCTCCTGCGCCCTCTGCGCCCGCCGGCCGGAAGACCATCACTGCGATCGCCTCGGCCGTCGCCCTCGCGGCCGTGGCCGGTGGCGGGTGGTGGTTCCTGCAGGGCCGCACGGGTGGCGGCACGGAGGCCGGCACGAACGGCAAGCAGGCCGCCGTCGCGCCCACACCCGCGCCGCCGCCCGACACCAAGGTCGCCGAGGCACCGCCGCCCCCTGCGCCGCCGCCGCCTCCCGCGCCCGCGCCGGCGCCGCGCACGCCGCTCGAGTCGCTGCAGTCGCTCGCCGCTGGCGCGGCACCGGGCTTCGACGTGACCGCCGCGCCGAAGAAGCCCGAGGTCACCGTCGGCAAGGACCGGCTCGCGTTCGAGGTCCGCAGCAAGCGCGAGGGCTTCGTCTACGTGTTCCTGCTGTCCAGCGGCGGCGAGATGTTCCTGCTGTTCCCGAACCTGCTCGACAAGTACAACAAGATCAGCGCCGGCGGCTCGCTTGCGCTGCCGCGCGCCTCGTGGCCGATGGACGCGGGCGGCCCGCCCGGCACCGACCAGTTCGCGGTGCTGGTGAGCGAGCACGAGCGCGATTTCAGTGCCGCCGGCGTGCAGAACGACGGCGTGTTCCCGGTGTTCCCGTTGCCGGTGCTGGCCGCGCTCGAAGCCACGCGGGGCACCGGTCCTTCGCCGTTGCTGGGCAAGCCGGTGTGCGCGCCCGGCAGCGCGCCGTGCAACGACGTCTATGGCGTCGCGAATTTCAAAATCGTCGAGAAGTAA